The genome window CGTCGCCAATGGACGCGTCACCGTGGGGGTGGTACTGCATGGTGGCTCCAATTACGTTGGCCACTTTATTAAAACGCCCATCGTCCATCTCCCGCAGGGCGTGCAGGATTCGACGCTGAACCGGCTTCAATCCATCTTCTACCGCCGGGACGGCACGTTCCAGAATTACGTACGAAGCGTATTCCAGAAACCAGTTTTCGTATAGCCCAGAAACGACAATCTGGTGGTGCAGGTTTTCTTCGTTGTTGTTTTGTTCGTTGGAATCAGTGGGCTCCAGAATTTCGCTCATTGGTTGCGGTTACGGCTACTGACATAAGTAAAACATTTCGGCAAAGGAAGCTTTTTCCTTGCGCTTGTATTGCATAAAGATACGCATTTTTTAGGAGAAAAACTGGCAAAATGCCCTTAAAATGCAGAATTCAAGGCATGGTTTCCTAGTTTCCGTCAATAACCTATCACTTGCAAAATAAGAACAACTTATGCCGCCAAAGAAATTCGGTTGATGCGGTTTTTTTACCGATCTCAAAAAACAAAAAGAAAAATTTGGAGTAAATAATAAAGTCTTCTACATTTACACAAATTCTATTGACCTAGTATAGTAATGTTACCAAATAAGACCATTCATCGAGGCTCCCGTTTTGCTCCTGCCCTTCACAGGTCAGTGCTAACAGGACCGGTTTGCTGTTGTCGTAGCGCTCTGTCTGGTTGCTGAGATTGGTCGTTCCGTTCTAGGCTTTTTTTATTTTCTTGACTAATCTACTAAATCAATATATTAACTATGCTTTCTTTCATTGATACCACCATCGAAGATTCAGATCTATATATAATTCCCCAGACTTTCCGGAAAATTGTGCCCATTGCCCCGCTTAAGCACCGTGATAAGGCGCCCGCATTCAGCCTGAATCGGAAGCAGGGAATCTGGCAGCATCTACCAGCAGAAACAACATACCTGCAATCGATCCAGGTAAAGGATTTACTTCAAAACTCTCCGCTGGTGGTTAGCTTCTTTAGCCCCGGCTGGAATGCCTACGCAGACCGCTACCTGAACCACTTGAAAAACCTGCATGTCCGCATCCAGCAGGCGGGCGGCAATTTGCTGGTTCTGACAACGGATTCGGTAGACGTCTTGGCAGACTTTGCCCGGAAGCAGTCCCTTTCTTTTTCTGTAGCGCAGGATATTGATCAAGCCATTGCCGAGCGCTTCGGCGTTTACTCCACTAGTGAGCCGGTCTGGGATCGCATTGCGGGCATCACCGAAGATGTTCCCTTCCCCGCTCTTTTTGTCCTCACACCAGACCAACGCATTGCATTCAGTTACGTCGACAAAGATTTCGTGGGGGAATTTCCGGCAGAGACCATTGTTCAGGCGGTAGCCGAAAACGCTGCCCCTGCCGAAGTAATCGGTTACAATCGTTCAGCGGCTTAGTCGACAAACCGAACGCGTTGGCTACCTGCCTGCCGGACCAGATCGGGTAAATCATAATACCCTAATACACCATACAGAACATGGCTGTAAGCATCCCGCTGCATGGGTTGCTGAACAAGCTGCGCAAACGTTTTAATGGAACGTGAAATCTCCGCCTCGCCAATGCGTTGATCCAGGTAAGCCGCGTGCACCACGGCCGGACCATACGCCCCGTTAGCGACCACTTTAACCGTGTGGTTTTTCAGATTGGCGTCTGCGTTAATAAAATCCAGTACCGAAAACAGATCGATCACGCGCTGCCCCATGATGGGCTTTCCGGTATGCAGGCTAATCATGGCGTTTCGGTATTCCCGGTTCCAGTATTTGGTGTCGTTCAATTCGGCGGGATCGCTGGTTTCCCCAAACCCTCTGAGGTCGGCCAGCACGAGGATTTCGCCCCGGTTCACAAAACTTTCCAGCATTTTTTCACTCGCCATCACTTCACTTTTCCCGTTCTCGTTCAGCAGCACAACCAGCTTGCTATTCGGCTTCACCGCTTCGGGATAAAGCACCAGGCAAGGCACCGGCATTTGTCCTTCCCGAATAAGCTGGTATTTCTTCAGGGTATAATTTCGGGCGGAAGCAGAGCCCGTGGCTTCGACAACAACGCTCTCTTTCGGCAGCTCAATGCCCAGCAATTCCATCACTTTAGCCCGAACTTCGCCTTTTCCTTTTTTACCAAAATCTGCTCGTTGCAAAGCTGTGCGCTGCACCATTTCGTAATTGGCTTCAGGAATGCTTACTTCCTGGGCGAAAGCTGTAAGGCATTGACCCGTAGTGGTACAAAGCAAGTCCTTTTCCGCTAAGGGCGGCATGTCCTTTTCTTTGACCGGCTTTTTATCGTTGAAAAACCAGGTTCTGAACCAGGTAACGGCGGCTTCTCGTTTGGGTTTAGGCATCCCGTGTCCACCTTCCAGCGAGAACATGCCCACTTTCTCTTTTTCACCGAACACGCCGTATACGCCTTTCAATTCATCAAAGACGCGGGCCGCACTCCAATAATCCACAAAATCGTAATAGCCTGACATAATCAGCAGGGGCTTTGGCGCAAACATGACCAGAAAATCACCGATTTCCAGATGCTCTCTGCCCTCATACGGAATGTGCTGGCAGCCATCCGAAGGGCCGCTCAGCTCAAGGGTCCGCTCCCGCTGCGAAACATAACTGCAAACGGAAGCTATCTTGATGCGATCATCCAACCCGATCAGGTACGTTGTTTGCGTTCCCCCGCCCGAACTGCCAATGCACCCCAGACGATTTTTATCCACGTCCTGCCGCGTTTCCAGGTAATCCAGCGCCCGCATGTTATCCCAGTATTCATACGCGGCCACACTCATTCCAACCAGATTGGAGCCTACATTGAGCAAGGTATGCTCCGTGGTCGATCCGCGCGTGAGCGCCTTCCCGACGCTGTCCGCTAACTGAACGCGCTCTCCTTGCCCGATGGGGTCAACCGCCAGTGCAGCGATGCCATTAAGCACGAAAGCCAACGCCGTTTTCTGATCGGATACTTTCCCGGACATGCCGTGTCCCGACAAAATCAGCGTCGCCGGAAAAGGACCTTTGCCCGTCGGGATGTATAGGTTGGCCGTTACGTGCCGATTCGGGACACTTTCGAAAATAATCCGCTCAATCCGAAACCCGTCATACTGGGTAGTGCCCACAACCTGGCTCCGTAAATCCGTTTTCTGGCCGAAGTTCCCCAGCAGCTTGCGGTAGCGCTCCCTGGCTTTGTCGCGGTATTGCGTTATGGCCTGCTTCGAAGCCATGGCCTGGGTGAGCGCTTTTTTCCGATCAGCAAATTGCTGGTGTACATCACGCATCAGGTAGGCATTGTAGGCCGTATTCATTTTCCAGGAAAGCGCGTTTGAGTTATCCTGCGCCTGGCCCGGACTGCTCCAAAAAAGAAAAACCGGTATGAGCGATACATACCGGATTAAAGACATACGCGTCAAATTCATCTTATTTGATTGACTGATAAGGATGGTCTATTCGCAAAAATGCCCCAACTTCCATGTGAGGTTGGGGCATTTTCATTAATTGTAGCCTGGATTTTGTTTGAACTCATCTTTGTTGGTTACTGCATCCAATTGCACTTGCGGAATCGGGCGAACCAGGTGGAAATCCTTCACGTTTCCTTTGGCGTCAGGATTGTATTTTTGCACGTATTCTACCAGCTTGCCTGTGCGTTTCAGGTCGTACCAGCGAATCTGCTCTCCGGCTAATTCCCGTGCCCGCTCATCCAGAATAAAGTCGATGTTCAGGTCAGCAGCGGTGATTTTCATTTGCTCCTCCCGACCTGCAATAGCCCGTTTGGTACGCAGCGTGTTGATAAACTGAACCGCTTCCGTCGGATTAG of Tellurirhabdus bombi contains these proteins:
- a CDS encoding redoxin domain-containing protein, with the protein product MLSFIDTTIEDSDLYIIPQTFRKIVPIAPLKHRDKAPAFSLNRKQGIWQHLPAETTYLQSIQVKDLLQNSPLVVSFFSPGWNAYADRYLNHLKNLHVRIQQAGGNLLVLTTDSVDVLADFARKQSLSFSVAQDIDQAIAERFGVYSTSEPVWDRIAGITEDVPFPALFVLTPDQRIAFSYVDKDFVGEFPAETIVQAVAENAAPAEVIGYNRSAA
- a CDS encoding alpha/beta hydrolase family protein, translating into MNLTRMSLIRYVSLIPVFLFWSSPGQAQDNSNALSWKMNTAYNAYLMRDVHQQFADRKKALTQAMASKQAITQYRDKARERYRKLLGNFGQKTDLRSQVVGTTQYDGFRIERIIFESVPNRHVTANLYIPTGKGPFPATLILSGHGMSGKVSDQKTALAFVLNGIAALAVDPIGQGERVQLADSVGKALTRGSTTEHTLLNVGSNLVGMSVAAYEYWDNMRALDYLETRQDVDKNRLGCIGSSGGGTQTTYLIGLDDRIKIASVCSYVSQRERTLELSGPSDGCQHIPYEGREHLEIGDFLVMFAPKPLLIMSGYYDFVDYWSAARVFDELKGVYGVFGEKEKVGMFSLEGGHGMPKPKREAAVTWFRTWFFNDKKPVKEKDMPPLAEKDLLCTTTGQCLTAFAQEVSIPEANYEMVQRTALQRADFGKKGKGEVRAKVMELLGIELPKESVVVEATGSASARNYTLKKYQLIREGQMPVPCLVLYPEAVKPNSKLVVLLNENGKSEVMASEKMLESFVNRGEILVLADLRGFGETSDPAELNDTKYWNREYRNAMISLHTGKPIMGQRVIDLFSVLDFINADANLKNHTVKVVANGAYGPAVVHAAYLDQRIGEAEISRSIKTFAQLVQQPMQRDAYSHVLYGVLGYYDLPDLVRQAGSQRVRFVD